A single bacterium DNA region contains:
- a CDS encoding AAA family ATPase — protein sequence MTTRRTWLIGGSNLTPDQLAVAQAHPGEHLLVTGPAGSGKTLLLLHRSLHLMKEHQVPPSRMGVMVYTNVLKRYIRSGVSELGLPEDMVSLFFDWVEEYNNRHIYHRLHWNPERKAPDYVRAVRDVLQHVERNLRSPIYDVLLVDEGQDLPPEAFRLLSRIARHVTVFSDPTQKLYDEGASTGDALKGLGLRAESQVLLKNFRNAPAVAQAASRFLDESDATVYLRTRAVPHSSAFRVPLLFVADRGAEEIDRLADLLRGEINLGKRVGILLPTNQMVEDISRGMNERGIQVETVKARGQVREDFNMLTPKILTVHSAKGLTFDTVMIPRIVDCKYSWARNLNKMLFVASTRALEWVYYGTVDKDMCDELKCLLPLEQKGALEIQTPRNITVPKPVTVTEGDGLDLPM from the coding sequence ATGACCACCCGCCGAACGTGGCTAATAGGGGGAAGCAACCTGACCCCCGACCAGCTTGCGGTGGCCCAGGCCCACCCCGGCGAACATCTCCTCGTTACCGGCCCGGCCGGGTCGGGCAAGACCCTTCTCCTGCTGCACAGGTCGCTCCATCTCATGAAGGAGCACCAGGTGCCTCCCTCCCGTATGGGGGTCATGGTGTACACCAATGTGCTCAAACGCTATATCAGGTCAGGTGTTAGCGAGCTTGGGCTTCCCGAGGATATGGTCAGCCTCTTCTTTGACTGGGTTGAGGAGTACAACAATAGGCACATTTACCATCGACTACACTGGAACCCCGAACGTAAAGCCCCGGACTACGTAAGGGCGGTGAGAGATGTTCTACAGCATGTGGAGCGGAATCTCAGGTCGCCTATTTATGATGTTCTGCTGGTCGACGAGGGCCAGGACCTCCCCCCTGAGGCTTTCCGTCTGCTGTCCAGAATCGCCCGCCATGTGACTGTGTTCTCGGACCCAACCCAGAAGCTGTACGACGAGGGGGCCAGTACTGGGGATGCCCTGAAAGGACTCGGGTTAAGGGCAGAGTCCCAGGTCCTGCTGAAAAACTTCCGCAACGCCCCGGCTGTCGCCCAGGCCGCCTCCCGTTTCCTTGACGAGAGCGACGCGACTGTCTACCTGCGCACCAGGGCCGTGCCACATTCGAGCGCCTTCCGGGTCCCCCTCCTTTTTGTCGCCGACCGGGGGGCCGAGGAGATCGACCGTCTCGCGGACCTCCTCAGGGGTGAGATCAACCTGGGCAAGAGAGTGGGGATCCTTCTGCCCACCAACCAGATGGTGGAGGACATATCCAGGGGGATGAACGAAAGGGGGATACAGGTCGAGACAGTCAAGGCGAGGGGGCAGGTGCGGGAGGACTTCAACATGCTGACCCCCAAAATCCTCACCGTTCACAGTGCCAAGGGACTGACTTTCGACACAGTCATGATCCCACGCATCGTGGACTGCAAGTACAGCTGGGCCCGCAACCTCAACAAGATGCTCTTCGTAGCCAGCACCAGGGCTCTTGAGTGGGTGTACTACGGCACTGTGGACAAGGACATGTGCGATGAACTGAAGTGCCTGTTGCCGCTGGAGCAGAAAGGGGCTCTTGAGATCCAGACACCGAGGAACATCACGGTACCTAAACCGGTGACAGTAACGGAGGGTGATGGATTGGATCTGCCAATGTGA
- a CDS encoding sigma-54 dependent transcriptional regulator: MAKKILVIEDDQSMRWVLEKSLSREGYKVTSAPDGRSGIAAAFEVTPDLVILDILMPDIDGLTVLRKLKESHPQLPVLIITAQNIMTHAVEAMRRGAYDYLPKPFDISVLLERVDRGLAQIETADSQREAEAIPAEMEDMIGTSPLMEGLFKAMGRVAASDATVLVLGESGTGKELVARAIHRFSNRASGPFVAVNASAIPGELLESVLFGHEKGAFTGATDTRKGKFELAAGGTLFLDEIGDMPGNLQAKILRVLENREFERVGGQRSLRSDVRVISATHRELWEAVKEGDFREDLYYRLNVVSLRIPPLRERREDIPVLAGHFLRVFAEEEGSELRTLSEGAMSVLLKHVWPGNVRELLNTLKRAYVLASDPVIHTSDLGLSMEGSDKGVEETFDEFIRKWMHEIVAPWSTIEEGDLYEQVMSRVEMPMFEMVMEAVKGNQVRAAKVLGINRNTLRERLRKYDLLKKGGKKKK; encoded by the coding sequence ATGGCGAAAAAAATATTGGTTATCGAAGACGACCAGAGCATGCGGTGGGTGCTTGAAAAATCGCTATCCAGGGAGGGATATAAAGTGACCTCCGCCCCGGATGGAAGATCAGGGATAGCCGCTGCCTTCGAGGTCACCCCCGATCTTGTCATCCTGGACATCCTCATGCCTGACATCGACGGGCTAACCGTCCTGCGTAAACTCAAAGAGTCCCATCCTCAGCTGCCTGTCCTCATTATCACCGCCCAGAACATTATGACCCACGCCGTGGAAGCCATGCGCCGGGGAGCTTACGACTATCTGCCCAAACCTTTCGATATTTCCGTTCTCCTTGAAAGGGTGGACCGCGGACTCGCCCAGATAGAGACGGCGGACTCACAAAGAGAAGCAGAAGCGATTCCGGCCGAGATGGAAGACATGATCGGCACTTCACCGCTAATGGAAGGGCTGTTCAAGGCCATGGGGCGTGTAGCGGCCAGCGACGCCACCGTACTCGTCCTGGGAGAAAGCGGCACTGGTAAGGAACTCGTTGCCCGGGCTATTCACCGATTCAGCAATAGAGCGTCCGGGCCCTTTGTTGCCGTCAACGCATCAGCTATCCCCGGCGAACTGCTCGAGAGCGTCCTCTTCGGGCACGAAAAGGGAGCCTTTACGGGTGCCACCGATACGAGAAAGGGCAAGTTCGAACTGGCTGCCGGTGGGACTCTCTTTCTGGATGAGATCGGCGACATGCCAGGCAACCTCCAGGCCAAGATACTGAGGGTCCTGGAGAACCGCGAGTTCGAGCGGGTGGGCGGGCAGCGTTCCTTGCGTTCAGACGTACGGGTTATCTCGGCCACACACAGGGAACTGTGGGAAGCGGTTAAGGAGGGAGACTTCAGGGAGGACCTCTATTATCGGCTCAACGTCGTATCCCTCCGTATACCACCGCTAAGGGAGCGTAGAGAGGACATCCCTGTCCTCGCGGGGCACTTCCTGAGAGTCTTCGCGGAGGAGGAGGGTTCCGAGCTCAGGACCCTTTCAGAGGGGGCCATGTCGGTACTCTTGAAGCACGTCTGGCCCGGCAACGTCCGCGAACTCCTCAACACCCTCAAGAGGGCCTATGTCCTGGCATCGGATCCTGTGATCCACACTTCGGACCTGGGTCTGTCCATGGAAGGCTCCGACAAGGGGGTAGAAGAGACTTTTGACGAATTTATAAGGAAGTGGATGCATGAGATCGTGGCACCCTGGAGCACCATTGAGGAGGGAGACCTTTACGAACAGGTGATGTCCAGGGTGGAAATGCCCATGTTCGAAATGGTGATGGAAGCGGTAAAGGGCAATCAGGTCCGGGCCGCCAAGGTCCTTGGGATCAACCGGAATACGCTGAGAGAGCGCTTGCGGAAGTACGATTTGCTGAAAAAGGGCGGGAAGAAAAAGAAATAG
- a CDS encoding CooT family nickel-binding protein — translation MCNESAFILFFKDGHRHLNEIDLIEVEEDSIRLKDMNGNETEIKARIRTIDLVNRRIETAD, via the coding sequence ATGTGCAATGAATCAGCGTTTATCCTCTTTTTCAAGGATGGTCATCGGCACCTGAATGAGATCGATCTCATTGAGGTCGAGGAGGACAGCATCCGCCTCAAGGACATGAACGGCAACGAAACGGAGATTAAAGCCCGGATAAGGACTATAGATCTTGTTAACCGAAGAATAGAGACAGCCGATTAA